In Sebaldella termitidis ATCC 33386, one DNA window encodes the following:
- a CDS encoding UDP-glucose dehydrogenase family protein, with protein sequence MKIGVIGTGYVGLVQGVILAQFGLNVICVDNNEEKIKNLNNGIVPIYEPGLEDLMVKNIQEKRIEFTTDIKKAVLESEVLFIAVGTPPADDGSADLRYVLEVANSIGEYMEDSKVVVNKSTVPVGTGHLVRETIQNKLNQREKKLDFDVVSNPEFLREGKAVNDCLRPDRVIIGTESKKAEEMMKKVYNVLYINETPFVFTNIETAEMIKYASNAFLAVKISFINEMALLAEKVGADIQKIAKAMGQDGRISPKFLHAGPGYGGSCFPKDTKAIAEIGKKNNEELLVIEAAIKANKKQKQKMIEKVTTNMGNIEGKVIAVLGLSFKPETDDMRDAPALDIIKGLIKNGAKIKTYCPQGMKESKWRLEEYKESIEYSENEYKAVTGADATVIVTEWNQFRGMNLRKMKELMKDNYLFDLRNIHGKNPEVRSLFKYYAVGRK encoded by the coding sequence ATGAAAATTGGAGTTATTGGAACAGGATATGTCGGATTAGTTCAGGGAGTTATTTTAGCTCAGTTTGGTTTAAATGTAATTTGTGTTGATAATAATGAGGAAAAAATAAAAAACTTAAATAATGGAATTGTCCCTATTTATGAACCCGGATTAGAAGATTTAATGGTAAAAAATATACAGGAGAAAAGGATAGAATTTACTACAGATATAAAAAAAGCAGTTTTAGAATCAGAGGTATTGTTTATAGCTGTGGGGACTCCACCGGCAGATGACGGAAGTGCTGATTTAAGATATGTTCTGGAAGTGGCTAATTCAATTGGAGAATATATGGAGGACTCTAAAGTTGTAGTGAATAAATCGACAGTTCCGGTAGGGACAGGGCATTTAGTAAGAGAAACTATCCAGAATAAGCTAAATCAGAGAGAGAAGAAGTTGGATTTTGATGTTGTTTCAAATCCAGAGTTTCTTAGAGAAGGAAAAGCTGTCAATGACTGCCTGAGACCGGACAGGGTAATAATAGGAACAGAGAGTAAAAAAGCAGAGGAAATGATGAAAAAAGTATATAATGTACTTTATATAAATGAAACTCCTTTTGTTTTTACTAACATTGAAACTGCTGAAATGATAAAATATGCTTCAAATGCGTTCTTAGCTGTAAAAATTTCTTTTATAAATGAAATGGCACTGTTAGCTGAAAAGGTAGGGGCAGATATACAAAAAATAGCAAAGGCAATGGGACAAGACGGAAGAATATCACCAAAGTTTCTACATGCCGGACCTGGTTATGGGGGATCGTGCTTTCCTAAAGATACAAAAGCAATTGCAGAGATTGGTAAAAAGAATAATGAAGAATTACTGGTAATTGAGGCAGCAATAAAAGCGAATAAGAAACAGAAGCAGAAAATGATTGAGAAAGTAACAACAAATATGGGAAATATAGAGGGGAAAGTAATTGCAGTATTAGGACTTTCGTTTAAACCTGAAACTGATGATATGCGGGATGCTCCAGCTTTAGATATTATAAAAGGACTTATAAAAAATGGTGCAAAAATAAAAACATATTGTCCACAGGGAATGAAAGAATCAAAATGGCGTTTGGAGGAATATAAAGAAAGTATTGAATATTCTGAGAACGAATATAAAGCTGTTACAGGTGCTGATGCAACTGTCATTGTTACAGAATGGAATCAGTTCAGAGGGATGAATTTAAGAAAAATGAAAGAATTAATGAAAGATAACTATCTTTTTGATTTAAGAAATATTCATGGAAAAAATCCAGAAGTAAGAAGCTT
- a CDS encoding GDP-mannose 4,6-dehydratase translates to MKTYLVTGGAGFIGSHLVEKLLKNGNKVINIDNFNEFYNYNIKVKNVLDSTGKIQKNDDGEIKVNELQDLKKLVDSENYILEIVDITNMEILEEIFQRNEIDTVIHLAAMAGVRPSIEKPLLYEKVNIRGTMNILELINKYNIKKFICASSSSVYGNNEKVPFSEKDNVDRAISPYAATKKSCEIIGHSYHHLYDIDTIMLRFFTVYGPRQRPDLAIHKFTKAIIEEKEIPFYGDGTTQRDYTYIDDIIDGVLKSIIYLEKNKNIYEIINLGESETISLRKMVKTLENEIGKKAVLKKLSMQPGDVNRTFADISKAKELIGYDPKTKFEEGIKKFVNWYRNK, encoded by the coding sequence ATGAAAACATACTTAGTTACCGGAGGAGCAGGATTTATAGGATCGCATTTAGTGGAGAAGCTGTTAAAAAATGGAAATAAAGTGATAAATATAGATAACTTTAATGAATTTTATAATTATAATATCAAAGTAAAAAATGTCTTGGATTCTACGGGGAAAATACAGAAAAATGATGATGGAGAAATAAAAGTGAATGAATTACAGGATTTGAAAAAGCTTGTTGATTCTGAAAATTATATTTTGGAAATAGTTGATATAACAAATATGGAAATTCTAGAAGAGATTTTTCAAAGGAATGAAATAGATACAGTAATCCATTTGGCGGCAATGGCAGGAGTAAGACCTTCTATTGAAAAGCCGCTGCTTTATGAAAAAGTAAATATCAGAGGTACAATGAATATCCTTGAATTGATAAATAAATATAATATTAAGAAGTTTATATGTGCTTCATCATCTTCAGTTTACGGAAACAATGAGAAGGTTCCTTTTAGTGAGAAAGATAATGTGGACAGAGCAATATCACCGTATGCTGCTACCAAAAAATCTTGTGAGATAATCGGACACAGCTATCATCATTTATATGATATTGATACAATAATGCTGAGGTTTTTTACAGTATATGGTCCGAGACAAAGACCTGACCTTGCGATACATAAGTTTACAAAGGCTATTATTGAAGAAAAGGAAATACCATTTTATGGAGACGGAACAACTCAGAGAGATTATACATATATAGATGATATAATTGATGGAGTTCTAAAATCAATTATTTATCTGGAAAAAAATAAGAATATCTATGAAATAATAAACTTGGGAGAATCAGAAACAATAAGTCTTAGAAAAATGGTTAAGACTCTTGAAAATGAAATTGGGAAAAAAGCTGTTTTAAAAAAGCTTTCGATGCAGCCTGGTGATGTGAACAGAACATTTGCGGATATTAGTAAGGCAAAAGAGTTAATAGGGTATGATCCAAAAACAAAATTCGAAGAGGGGATAAAAAAATTCGTAAACTGGTATAGAAATAAATAA